The Leadbettera azotonutricia ZAS-9 genome has a window encoding:
- a CDS encoding CDP-glycerol glycerophosphotransferase family protein has protein sequence MFLLYIDPGTGSMLFSIIMGLAAALYFFSRALIIKIKFFFSGSNNKEAANHESFVIYCEGSQYWNIFKPILDEFEKKNINVTYLTSAEKDHFFNESYQYIKGIYIGEGNKAFAHLNLLEADICLMTTPGLEVYQLKRSKGVSHYAHILHSPDDPTSYRLFGTDWFDSVLLTGEYQVAELRLLEAKRGTPKKELPVVGCTYLDVYNDKIKSIPAEENHIFTVLISPSWGEGTLLKAFGENLLDPLVKTSWRIIIRPHPQSKKQETEMLSRLETRYKDNKNIEWDNSLNELISLSHSDIMISDFSSIVLNYIFLFNKPVIYTTAHYNIKMYDDSDLDTPPWKFEALKTFGIELKEAELCNIEEIIKKASAIEELQAARKMAKETAWQYIGESAVRTVDFLVSTRERILKDA, from the coding sequence ATGTTTTTACTCTACATTGACCCCGGAACTGGAAGTATGCTTTTCTCCATAATTATGGGATTAGCGGCGGCTCTTTATTTTTTTTCACGAGCATTGATCATCAAAATAAAATTCTTTTTTTCAGGATCAAATAACAAAGAAGCAGCAAATCATGAATCATTTGTTATTTATTGTGAAGGGTCTCAATATTGGAATATATTCAAACCCATTCTTGATGAATTTGAAAAAAAGAATATAAATGTTACCTATTTAACTTCAGCAGAAAAAGATCATTTCTTCAACGAAAGCTATCAGTATATTAAAGGTATATATATCGGTGAAGGCAACAAGGCCTTTGCGCATTTAAATCTGCTCGAAGCTGATATATGTCTTATGACCACACCCGGCCTTGAAGTTTATCAGCTTAAAAGATCTAAAGGCGTGTCTCATTATGCCCATATACTCCATAGTCCCGATGATCCTACAAGCTATCGTCTTTTTGGTACAGATTGGTTTGATTCAGTACTCCTTACCGGGGAATATCAAGTGGCAGAACTCAGGCTTCTTGAAGCCAAAAGAGGTACGCCAAAAAAGGAACTTCCGGTAGTCGGATGTACCTACCTTGATGTATATAACGATAAAATCAAGTCCATTCCTGCTGAAGAGAATCATATCTTTACCGTCCTGATTTCTCCCTCCTGGGGAGAAGGAACTTTATTAAAAGCCTTTGGCGAAAATCTTCTTGACCCTCTGGTAAAAACCAGCTGGCGCATTATTATCCGCCCTCATCCCCAGAGTAAAAAACAGGAAACCGAGATGCTTTCCCGCCTTGAAACACGGTACAAGGATAATAAAAATATTGAATGGGATAATTCTCTTAACGAATTAATTTCTCTTTCCCATTCAGATATAATGATTTCAGATTTTTCTTCTATTGTTCTCAATTATATTTTTCTTTTTAATAAACCAGTAATTTATACTACCGCTCATTATAATATCAAAATGTATGATGACAGTGATCTAGACACCCCTCCATGGAAATTTGAAGCCTTGAAAACTTTTGGTATTGAATTAAAAGAGGCTGAATTATGTAATATAGAAGAAATTATAAAAAAAGCTTCTGCCATCGAAGAATTGCAGGCCGCCCGTAAAATGGCAAAAGAAACGGCATGGCAGTATATAGGCGAAAGTGCGGTACGGACAGTGGATTTCTTGGTTTCAACAAGAGAACGGATCTTAAAAGATGCTTGA
- a CDS encoding glucosamine inositolphosphorylceramide transferase family protein gives MFYIIEGNNDIWYIIPETHKNRIIDLYRASDFPYKWDYTMTLMHNVTVVDLTVSFNTKSFKK, from the coding sequence ATTTTTTATATAATAGAAGGCAATAACGATATTTGGTATATAATTCCAGAAACTCATAAAAATAGAATTATAGATCTATATAGGGCTTCCGATTTCCCTTATAAATGGGATTACACAATGACCTTAATGCATAATGTTACTGTGGTTGATTTAACTGTTTCTTTTAATACTAAATCATTCAAAAAATAA
- a CDS encoding glycosyltransferase, which produces MNSTEKLKRISLLVDSFSEGGAERVMVTLANTYLNWGYQVDFIVIRDIGLYKDQLSKNAKKIVLYNGSHSLTIINRLKRKISVYLSLLLYFCHDSPDVFMVTMRRDNIIASKIYNLFPQHFPLILREADVIVEDEGKEINEMKRWYKKAPFVIANSECTKDDLIKKIKLDKNSIIRIYNPMLLPQNIERAKNKNIRIIGCGRLVAKKNFADLIQVFSLIYNEYPEAELTIIGEGEERTNLEALIKSLNLENAIHMPGSVLNPYDYYSKADVFVQTSLYEGFGYVLPEAMACGTPVVAYDSKGAMREILADGKYGILVIPGDLDSLKKAILKQIISPTPYVLLKEAVERFDKEKICHEYLQVFENAINKNANPN; this is translated from the coding sequence ATGAATTCTACAGAAAAATTAAAACGCATAAGTTTATTGGTTGACTCTTTTAGTGAAGGCGGAGCTGAGCGGGTAATGGTTACCTTGGCAAACACGTATCTAAACTGGGGATATCAAGTAGATTTTATTGTTATTCGGGATATCGGTTTATATAAAGATCAATTATCTAAAAACGCAAAAAAAATAGTTCTTTATAACGGTAGCCATTCTTTAACCATAATTAATCGTTTAAAAAGAAAGATTAGCGTTTATTTAAGTCTTCTATTATATTTTTGCCATGATTCGCCTGATGTATTTATGGTCACTATGCGAAGGGATAATATTATTGCTTCTAAAATTTATAACCTATTTCCTCAGCACTTTCCATTAATTTTACGCGAAGCTGATGTAATTGTAGAAGATGAAGGAAAAGAAATAAATGAGATGAAACGATGGTATAAAAAAGCTCCTTTTGTCATAGCGAATTCTGAATGTACAAAAGATGATTTAATTAAAAAAATTAAGCTAGATAAAAATTCTATAATAAGAATATATAATCCTATGCTTTTGCCTCAGAATATTGAACGTGCAAAAAATAAAAATATTCGTATTATAGGTTGCGGTAGACTGGTTGCAAAGAAAAACTTTGCCGACCTCATACAAGTTTTTTCATTGATATATAACGAATATCCAGAGGCCGAATTAACGATTATAGGGGAAGGCGAGGAGCGGACAAATCTTGAAGCCCTAATAAAATCATTAAATCTTGAAAATGCAATCCATATGCCCGGTTCAGTTTTAAACCCTTATGATTATTATTCTAAAGCGGATGTTTTTGTACAGACTTCTCTGTATGAAGGATTTGGATATGTACTGCCTGAGGCAATGGCCTGTGGTACCCCCGTTGTTGCTTATGATTCAAAAGGAGCTATGCGTGAAATATTGGCCGACGGAAAATACGGTATTTTGGTCATACCTGGCGATCTTGACTCATTAAAAAAAGCAATTCTGAAACAAATTATTAGTCCAACTCCCTATGTATTGCTTAAAGAAGCGGTTGAGCGATTTGACAAAGAAAAAATATGCCATGAATATTTACAAGTATTTGAAAATGCTATAAATAAAAATGCAAATCCTAATTGA
- a CDS encoding NAD-dependent epimerase/dehydratase family protein, which translates to MKTFLVTGGAGFIGSNLIKNLLNNNNKVICIDNMILGNKENIASFLTNQNFILFEEDISNIKSLLNFTSKENIDYIFHLAANSDIRAGANDPTIDFKNTFQTTYSILEFMRQKKLKKLFFSSTSAVYGEQTNVFLSENAGSLMPISYYGGAKLASEAFISSFGYMNDLDVTIFRFPNVIGPNLTHGVIFDFIKKLKLNSSKLEILGNGTQSKPYIYIDDLIEVILMLAFSSEKGINIYNVGVEGSTSVKDIADMICIKMGLKEVKYTYTGSDRGWKGDVPTFKYDLTKIHQRGWIAKYNSNQAVQATLDAILN; encoded by the coding sequence TTGAAAACATTTTTAGTAACAGGTGGAGCAGGTTTTATTGGAAGCAACCTAATTAAAAATCTTCTAAACAATAATAATAAAGTAATTTGTATTGATAATATGATTTTAGGCAATAAAGAAAACATTGCTTCTTTTTTGACGAATCAGAATTTTATACTCTTTGAGGAAGATATTTCAAATATTAAATCGTTACTGAATTTTACGTCAAAAGAAAATATTGATTATATTTTTCACTTAGCTGCCAATTCTGATATTCGGGCAGGAGCAAATGATCCAACAATTGATTTTAAAAATACTTTTCAAACGACTTATTCAATTTTAGAATTTATGCGTCAAAAAAAATTAAAAAAATTATTTTTCTCGTCCACTTCCGCAGTGTATGGAGAACAGACTAATGTTTTTCTTTCTGAGAATGCAGGATCATTAATGCCTATTTCATATTATGGGGGTGCAAAACTTGCATCTGAAGCTTTCATTTCATCATTCGGATATATGAATGATTTGGATGTAACTATTTTTCGATTCCCCAATGTCATAGGCCCAAATTTAACTCATGGTGTTATATTTGATTTTATTAAAAAATTAAAATTAAATAGTTCGAAATTAGAAATATTAGGCAATGGTACGCAAAGCAAGCCTTATATATATATAGATGATCTCATAGAAGTAATTTTGATGCTTGCCTTTAGTAGTGAAAAAGGTATAAATATTTATAATGTTGGTGTAGAAGGTTCTACTTCAGTCAAGGATATTGCAGATATGATATGTATTAAAATGGGGTTAAAAGAAGTAAAATATACTTATACAGGTAGCGACAGGGGATGGAAAGGTGATGTCCCTACTTTTAAATATGATTTAACAAAGATCCACCAAAGAGGATGGATTGCTAAATATAATTCAAATCAGGCTGTTCAAGCTACCTTAGACGCCATTCTTAATTAA
- a CDS encoding GHMP kinase, with protein MIITRTPFRISLCGGGSDISTFYKKNSGFVLSASINKYMYIITHPSFQKDKTVLKYSKTEIVDNLNEIEHIYFKAILQKMDVSGIEITSTADIPAGTGLGSSSSFTVGLLHNLYSYKNKFVSKECLAEEACKIEIEVLKQPIGKQDQYAAAYGGLNFYTFRPDGSVFVEPILMEQSSLINMQRRLMMFYISGTRSASAILEEQRENIKKGEYEKKLIKICQLAQDLRISLQNNEIDTLGKILHESWMLKRSLAEGITNMEIDKYYQIALDNGAIGGKLLGAGSGGFLLLYVPESKQDKVRSAINIPEQKFDFERQGSTIIYIGS; from the coding sequence ATGATTATTACACGTACTCCATTCCGTATCAGTTTATGCGGTGGTGGCAGTGATATCTCAACATTTTATAAAAAAAATAGCGGTTTTGTATTAAGCGCCAGTATAAATAAATATATGTATATTATAACTCATCCATCTTTTCAAAAAGATAAAACAGTTCTTAAATATTCAAAAACTGAAATTGTTGATAATCTAAATGAAATCGAACATATTTACTTTAAAGCCATACTTCAAAAGATGGACGTTTCAGGCATTGAAATTACCAGCACTGCAGATATACCTGCTGGAACCGGTTTAGGTTCTTCTAGTTCCTTTACAGTCGGTTTGCTGCATAATTTATATAGTTATAAAAATAAATTTGTATCAAAGGAATGTCTTGCTGAAGAAGCATGTAAAATAGAAATTGAAGTTCTTAAACAACCCATTGGGAAACAAGACCAATACGCCGCAGCATATGGTGGTTTGAACTTTTACACTTTTCGTCCGGATGGCAGCGTTTTCGTTGAGCCTATATTAATGGAACAATCATCCCTGATAAATATGCAACGTCGATTAATGATGTTTTATATTTCTGGTACAAGGAGCGCATCTGCAATTCTAGAAGAACAAAGAGAAAATATTAAAAAAGGAGAATATGAAAAAAAGTTAATAAAAATATGTCAATTAGCTCAAGATCTAAGAATTTCACTTCAAAATAATGAAATTGATACATTAGGAAAAATACTTCATGAAAGCTGGATGCTTAAGCGTTCTCTTGCAGAGGGCATTACTAATATGGAAATTGACAAGTATTATCAAATAGCCTTGGACAATGGTGCAATAGGTGGGAAGCTTCTCGGAGCAGGTAGCGGTGGATTTTTGCTGCTCTATGTTCCTGAGTCAAAACAAGATAAAGTACGAAGTGCAATAAATATCCCAGAACAAAAATTCGACTTTGAACGACAAGGATCAACTATAATTTATATTGGATCTTAA